The DNA region AAATGATTATATAAGGGGAAAAAAAATAAAACCTTTTAGCATAAACAGAACAACTTAAAACACTTACAGAGGATAGAGCAACATCGTCACTGGCCTGCAATATTTAgttcaaaattaaaataaatcatATCTAAAAATATACCATACTAAACCCTCTGTTCTAATCTATATATCACTGTTGACAACAATTCAACTTTAATCTTTTTCCtttacaattaataaaatatttttaagatCACAAATTTCGATAATTTAACGTCTAGTCAAACACAGCCGTATAACTATATAAAATAAGAATCTAAGTTATATAAGATGTCAATATAAGAAATTTTGTATACTATCAGACCATCCAAAGGGGATATTTACGGATAAACCTTCTAAAATATGAAATACGTAACCTTGAAATAAAATAGATTACATGTTACAATAGATAAAGATAAATGGATGGACTTACGCTCTAACGATGTATGTAACTTAAGTCACAATCCGTTTTATTCTCAAGATTACATATTTTTTTGAGTGAAGTGATAGTATAACTTTCTTTTTGCACTAAaactatatataacttaaactcttaAAATGAAACGGAGAAAGCAGTAAAATAGCAAATCAAAGAAATCAAATATATAAACAGTAAAATATACCCGGCAAGAGTATGAAGATGACAAAACAAAGTCCAAAAATGACCCATAATTCCTCTTGAAACTGAATTGCTTCTGATGAAAATGAAAccttaagaagaagaagaaagatgaaAGACAAAATCAAGTTGACAAATACATCGTCATTTATAATTTGATTAAAGGGTCATTATATGTGTGGACAGCAGGTTATACAAGAAAATGACATAGGGACGCGTGTCACTAATGTGTGATGGTAGGTCGGCAATGGGTTAGACTCCctccggaaaaaaaaaaagtgtctacttaatttttttttaattaaaaaaatattcacttatcaaatcaatttttttttttaatatgttatccctattaagtgttatgtaaTTAAATATCTATGCCTGTTTAATTAGAGACAGCTGAGTAAATACTCTTTTTTTATCTAGAGGGAGTATTACTTTAACTTAGTGTTCTTTTCTAaccgacaaaaaaaaaaaaaaaaaaactagtattCTAAGTTTAGCACCGGCCAGATCGGTTAAGATTACGGAGGGACCAAAATCTAAAAAGTAAACCACATTTTAATTGATTAATCAATTAAAGCACTTATATTATTTATTCACTTCTACTTTACACAtttcttaagaaataataaataaagtatataatttatcaatatatacatattaattgatgcatatttttattaaatttgaaaaataatttgaagtgagtaattaatatatgagtaaaatagaaaaataattattttctcttgatatgctaaaagtgacaagtaaaagtaaaaatttatttttagaatacttGACAAGTAAAAGCGAACGGAGAAAGTATTTGCAAGGAGAAGGGTGAACGGATTATCAAAAATATTTGATTAGTCACAAGTGTAATAAGTTGAGAATGataattaaatttaaaaaaatcatttataaattaatttaattagCTTATAGTAATTTTATCTCAATACTTTCTAATGTAAGCAGTTTGTAATTTTTAAAATTCTTCACTTGGTGTCTGGTTCTTTTATTAGGACCTGACTAAATTTAAATCTACGTagaaaaatctcatttttttttacgcggattgccctttatttggggtggtctttaatttttgtccttcaaattagtggtctttaagttttgcccttcgcttaataTTTCGAGATTGTggattcgaaccccagctcagtaaaaataaaataaaatcacaaGACAGATGTTTGGATTCACAACATTCTGTCTTAAGGCAGAATATGCAAATTTTGCCTTATGACCAAAACTCTACTTtaattctaccttaaggcagagttttgaactctatgttgtgaatattattttaaaatttttaactgAATGGGATTTGAATTCAAAATCAAATTTTTTTTaacgaaggataaaaattaaagatcagtcgggacaaaaattaaagaccaccgaaGGATAGTCCTGCAAATTGCCCGAAAAATCTCACACCACATTTCACTAATGCCGTGAGACTTACGATTAATCGTGTGTGCCCTCATAATCATTGCAATTGTGCTTTACTCCAAGGTCCATACAGAACCTACACATGGTTATGATGAAGTCACATATGGGcccaagccaaaaaaaaaaaggggcaagtTGATAGGAGTGGTTGAATTCtagtttaattcttttttttgCTTAAAGAATTCTAGTTTAATTGACATTACACTATgtgttttgtttttattttctatCCAGTGTTCGGCAAATTATATTGGGGCTTCATAATCTGAGCTTATATCAAGTGTAGTATAATAGAAGAGTATCTGTTGCAATTGAATATGTAGTAGGAAGGGCTCGCCTAGGTACCCAGTAAAGAACGAGATTAGTGGTTAAAAGAGCTGGAgatcataaaaaaaataaaaatacggAGATTAGCGATAGTGAAACTTCAATTTTAAAAGGCGAACTAAGTGAGAAAAGATATTATACTGATTGATTATAATTTTTATTGTCGGCTCAATTTATCAAGTAGAAGGAGAGAGAAAAAAGAATATATTCTATGAAACGATATCTTATTTAAAATCGATTGTTACTTAGTTCGATTACCTCATAAACAGAGCCATTAGGCGACCCTTAAAGGTACACTAAGTGCTCTTACATCACATTTCATAGTTGTTTAGATTTTGTAAGATTGTCAATTTAATATTATCAACTCACGATGTATCAACTTTTTCAAACTTAGTCAAGTCGAATTAAGTTATAATTCGTCTAAACTCAATTTGTTTAAATTGGTTCAAACCTAATCAGTCTCACTGTCGCGTTAGGGTGTCTATTTGGACCCATAAATAAAAAGTATAATACGCTAACCATCAAACTTTTGAGATAGAACTTTTGAGATTTCATTCATCTCTCAACACACTTTGATCAAAGAAAATTCTGAATGAGTTGAATTCTATCCCTTTACTTCCTCCAACTCtaaatttcaactcaatttatTTTGACTTATATTTTGAATGAGTTGCGTTATAATTCGCTTATTTCCTCTAACTTTTTCTTTAGGAAGGAGATTATTTGCAAGAATTAGAAGAAACAACATTCATTTTGATCCATCATCATCAACTTCTTTTTTCAATCTTAAAATGAGATACAATATGTAGGTAGATTAGAACATACAGATACAGTAATCTACCAAGCTGCACTAAAATAGCATATACATAATGCACCACAAACCAATCAAACATACACTAAAATTAAGTTGAATTAGCTGTGAAGACAACAGAATGCAAGTTGGCTTCTTTAGTTTCTGTTCAAACACTATCTTGTCCACATCCTTTTCTTTGTGTCCCTCTCTTTAACTCCTTGAACGGGCTCTCTGCTCGTCTTGTTACGAATCAATGGCCTCTGAGCATTGACGGTACTTGTAGTAGGCTTCGTTACTCTTGCAAATGGTCTAGGGGGATCAGATTGCCTGGTCCTTCTATCATTAACCGATATGGCAGAAGCGTTTTTCTCTGCTTCACCGTTTTTAGACAATCGCTTCCTTCTCGCCTCTTGAAGGTAATCCTGTTCAGTCCTGTTGGGTAAAACACCATTGTTCTCTGTCTCACTATTTGTTGACAACCGCTTTCGTCTGACTTGTTGGATGGAGTCCTTTCCCTTCGGCAAATTAGACCCCACCTGACTTGCCTGGTGATTGAAAGTATTTGAGGTCTTCAAAATACGTTGCTCAATGTCTCTTGTTAAATCTTCTCTGCTAGAACTTTTGCTTTCATGTGGGCTCGATCTAAAAGACTTTGCATCAGAATCTGTAACCATGCATGCCAACTGTTGTTCGTGCTCCTTGATCTTGTCTTCAAGTTCCTTAATCTGGAAGTATAAAGAGTACATGACATTGTCATTTTCTCACGGTTTTGGTATTTATTAGGAAAAAATCAAGTCCATCAATGCACTTAAAAAATGTTATGTTTCACTCTTGAAATGTCAGTATTACAGAAGATAAAAGCAACAAACCTTCTGACGGAGTAGAATACACTCCTGTTCATTCTGTTCTTTTGCTTTCAGCTTTTCCTCAAGCTTATCAACCTGAAAAATCAGGAAATAGTCACTTTAGGTTCTTGCTAAATTCTACACGAAACTGCAAGTTGCTTGAGAATAAGAACCTTATGTTGAAGGATATCAGACTGAGACTCAAACTCCTGCTCCCGCTCTTTCAGCTTGTTCTCGAGATCCTTGACCTGTTTTTATGTGCATATAACAAATAACTTGTAATATTCAAAATGTTCAAATATCTCCTATAAAACTTCTGCAAACAAAACTTATATCAGTCAATTGAAAGAACCTTATTGTTGAGGCTTTCAGACTCAACTTGTTGGTGCTGCCTCATCTTGTTCTCTAGCTCCGAGACCTTTATCAGAAGATACAAAAGTAAAATCAGAACTATATGCAAGCATTACGGTATTAACCATAGATCATAGGACAAAGCTCAATCATCATGTGTAAGTAAGTTGAATATGATTCGATTAAAGAAAACCTTTTGTTGCAGAGTAGCACAAGTTTCTTCCCGTCCCTTCAATCTCTCTGAAAGCTGTGAAAGTTGTTTCTCTGATTGTCCATGTAATGATATCTTCAAATTGAGCTGGCTTTCCAGTTCCTTAATCTTGTCCTGTTGAGTTTTGTTAACATGTTCCTTCCCTTTAGCCTTGCTCTCTAAGTTCTGCAGGCTTTCCTCGAGTTTCTTCAAGGATTCATCTTTGGATTTAGCTTCCTGCCTTGCTTTGTCAAGCTGCCACCGAAAAAGAACAAAAACCAAAAAGGAGAGAGGATTATAATAAGTGGTTGAGTAGGCATATAAATGGACAATACTAGGAAAACATTCTACAAACCATTGTTTTCAACTTTTGGAGCTCGCCGGTATCAACTTGTTTTCTTACAGGACCCAACTCAATTCCTCTAACTCTTGTAGCAAAGTTCAATGAACTTATAGTTTCACTCAAGTCCTTATCAGAAGGACTGATCTGTACAAACATCAAGGCTTTTGAATCTCCACCTGCAGGACAGACCCAGCTCAAAGTTCAAACTTAAACATGAACTTTGAAAATCAGATATCTTACGGCTTTGAACACTATGGATATTTGGCCACCAAATTTGAACTATTTGATTACCTAATGAATCTTGGAGTAGATGTGTCAGCTTGGAGTTCCTGGTGACAAAAAATAAAATGTCAAGATGCATATTCAATGACCCAACTGTAACCTACAGACAAATTAAGAAAAAATATGTAAACTACAGACAGCAAAGATCGCGTCTTACCTGTATGGAATATGGCTGCTTCTATTTGCCAAAGCTGATATCACATCTCCTAGAGCTGAAAGTGACCTATTGATATTTTGAGCTTCCTTCAACCTATCACCTTGGACATCAGTCTTTGCAAGCCTCTCACTACCAGCTAAATCCACAAGCCAAAGCTtgctctttgtgcattcaccgtCGAGCAAGTTCTTGGCTGTTACCATAATACAAAGCATGctggaaaattttgaaaaagattGACCGAAAAAATAGTCATTTTTGGCTGACTAAATCAGTGAGAATTTTGCAATAACTGACCAATTAGAAACTCAATCTAATTTACCAGTGAGAACGGCTACTGTGCTCATTCACATTGTTGGATCCAACAGCCCTTGCACTACTTCCAGTCTGTAGCACATTCCAGACTTCTTCTATGTTCTCTACTTTAGCTTCCACAAGTCCTGGAATGTGATGAAGCCCTTCCGGAGCTTGTTTTATCTCCAACCTAAAATGATTCCACAAAATTAACAGTTCAATTAATTAACAAAATGTCACTCGTAGAACAGAAGCCACAGGCTCCAATATAAGACAAAACTTTACTTTTTTGATGTCGTCGGTGGAGCCAATAGGTCCCTGATCTGTTCATTGTAGACTTCAAGCACACTGACTGATATGTCGTAGGTGAATGTTTCACTCCTCTCCTTTGCAATTTTGAATAATTCTTCGAGCGTCCGATAGTTGACTCCCCTGTTCCCTTTTGTACCCTCCATGGTGAATGTTTTGCCTGTTCCCGTTTGTCCATAAGCAAAAATACACACATTGTAACCATCTAAAACTGAAATAACCATCGGTGAAGCATCGGCATAGACAACACCTGTTAAAAGACGATGAAAAGTATTAGAATGAGAACaccttttctatttttttttttttttaagcttgtATAAGGGAACACCTTGATCATCTTTTGGTGTGTAGACACGGTCAAATTTGAATGTCTTTTTCATGGAGCTTCCATTTAAGATTCCAAGTTCTCCATCCTTGGCGACATCGAAATCTACAACTGTTGAGCATCCATCTGACACTTCAGATTTGCTTAATGGACGGCAGCGGCAAAATACTCTGATATTCCCTGAAAAAGATGGCTTACCGTGAATAAGTAAACAAAAAGgaaatattatttgatttaatGAAATGTTCAATAGAACAACATTGCACCTTTCGCCTCCTGAACTTCATTGAAGAGCTTTCTTCTCTTTGCTTGCTCTTCGTTGTACTTCATCTTAAGATCTTCATATTGCTCAACTGCATATTACAAATAAGATTTGTTCAGTCCACATTCAATGTCAGGTTATTTAATTCGAGAATAATCCAAACTAACCTAATGACTGAACTGCAAAGACCATTTTATTCAGATCAGGGATTGAGTCTGCACACTCATGCGCCTCATGAGAGAGCTGGGCGTGCTCCTGCTTCATAATCTGTATGGTATTTTTCCAGAATATCAGACATGCATTTATACTGTGAGAATACATCGATAACCTCAAAGAAATTACAAAGCTGTTACTGTATTTTCATGAGAAATATTGGAAGTACCTTTACTTTCATCTCGAGATCATTGATCGCCATGTGCCATTTATTCTTGTCGCACTCGTACTTGATTGAGATCTCTGTAATAGTCTTAGCTTGCTTCTCAAATTTCTGATCTGTTAAAGGTTAACGTTGTTTCAAATTGTTCTTCAGAAACTAAATGATAATTTCATAGAGATAGCAAACTCAAATCAGTAGTTTCTCCAATATTCCATCTATGGAAATTGGCATGCAAAtggctttctttttctttcatcacTAGTTCATGTTGGTACAAAGAGAAGGTAGGAATTATTCTATAACACACCACATAGGAAATCTAACTAAGATGTATTAAAGAGCAGATCTATGTAAAAGTGAAAAAGAATCATAATGTAGGAATTAAAAATCGCTTGAAAAAACCACCCTTTCTGGAAGGCTATAATAGATGTTCAACTCAAGAAATTAAGATCCTACTAGTAAAATTGacatttagggtgtgtttggtatgaaggaaaatgttttcttggaaaataagttgttttcttacttattttctagtggttggtaagtaagcaaaaaaaatattatccaagagcatttatatgtaatctaggAAAACATATGGTGGTGGGATGGGGTGTGGGGGTGTTAGGGGTGGGGAGgagataatgaacttggaatgctACTTAtggctaagttactcggactctcctAAAATGTCATCGGGTGCGTGTCggcaaaagtagtgtatttttggaggatccgacacgggtgcagcaacactttcgaagagtccgagtaacttagacttatggaacttgttttaCCTACTCCCATTAGGAAAGTCATTTTCCTTATTTTTGAGGAGATTTTTTTTATATGCTTTACTTGAGcagagggtctatcggaaacaacctctctatcttcacaaggtaggggtaaggctgcgtacacacAACCCTCACCAGACCTcgcttgtgggattacactgggtatgatgttgttattgttattttcctagagaaaatgtctttgaaaacattttgaccaaccaaataaggaaaattggaaaacattttctgttttcctccataccaaacatgCCCTTAAAGAAATGTTTTTGTACAACCACTTCAAACGCCAGCATACATATTTCTGGTAATATTTTCAAGATCTACAACAGAATCCCTGAATTAGTTCTCGGAATCATATACGATCCTATTTCCCACTAAAAATATCTGAACAAAATAGAAGTTAGTATTGCTGTTTCATAGTTACAACCCTTACCAAGTGAATAGGTATGAAATGTCTTATTGTCCAGCTCCATCCTAACCTTCTCTAGTTGCTGGTTAGCTGCAGTGTAAGACATCCAAGATTGATAACATTCATCTGTCTTGCGTTCCAACAATTCACCAAGCTCCTGTATCTTTTTCTCATACTTGGCTATTGATTGCAATCGTGCCACCTTTTTCTGCATTCATCCAAGTGGTCAAGAAAAAGACATTAAATTTTCAATAGTCTTAGGGTGTGTTAGGTAAGGAGGAAAATATTTCTGGAAAATACTTTTCAGTTTCCCATGTTTGGTTAGTCAaaatattttggaaaatattttttctaggaAAGCAAATTCCTTAagaatgaggaaaatgacttccacaatggaagtagggaaaacaagctCAACAACtgacattccaagttcattgGCTCCTCCCCACCCACCCAAACATCCCACCCCCCGCCACACCCCCCAGTCCCCAGTCCCCACTCCATTCAGGGGCGGATGGAGCATTATGATTTGGGGTTCAAAACTTTTGATGCGATGtacaaatttatatgtaaaaatttacaataaatagtagatatgaacccataactttagaaatataatggttcaatgctaaaaaatttaaaaggttgAACCCCAAaagtttaaatcctagatccgcctctgaccCCATTCCATCCTAACAGTGTTTTGCTAGATCATATATAAATACTTTTGGGATAATATTTTGTTGCTTACATACCAAACACTAGAAATAAGTAAGAAAACCACTTGTTTTCcgagaaaacattttccttcataccaaaacACACCCTTAGTGGTAAAGGATATCTGCACCTATTATGTCATACCTGTGCTGATGGAATATCTATCTCGGCTGCACAGTTTTTGCATGTAAGACGGTCATGTTCTGCTTGAGAAGCTGAAGTTCAATCAAAGATAGTTACAGAAATTAGCTCTTCGTAAACGCTTTTAATTCCATTCAACAAATTACTCAAATAGTTAGAGGCAAATAGCGAAATACCTGACGCTTTCGGAGCTTTTCTTATGCAGATCCCACTAACCACGGGACTACCAATAATTCCTTCAAATTTTATCTCAAGTATCCCATTCTCTTTGATGGAAACTCTTGAGTCAACTAATTGTAGTGGTTTATTGGCTCCAACAACAGAGAAGATGTCGAAATCAGACAAAACCTGCATATTGTTACAACTTTACAATTCAAAATTTAAGAGATAATTACAGGCGATCTAATTAACaaaatagccagcaaatgtatacGTTTTGTacacataaatatgcatataatatacataatcaactTGCCTTTTCATCTTGTAGAAAGACATTGAACACTCTCATTCCTTTAGGCCCATTTACATTTATTATCTCGACAAAATGAAGATCAACAAAGTAATTTCCTGGTGTAAAATTGTCGATCCGATAACAGAAATTTCCTAATCTTGCTGTCTGGTAAACGAAAGCATGTTCGCCGCCTTCCTTTATGAACTCCTCCGTTTGAAATGGTTCTCCACCTTGGTAAAAGTTATCAGCCTGAAAGCTCAGACTGGAATCCAACTCTACTGAAGCCTCCGATCCAGCATTAACAAAAAGCACAACGTCCTCTAATTTCAACAAACAACGTACAAATGTGAGCGAATAGGTTAATGATAGTTGCCTCAAAGGACAAAAGAAAATGTGAATGACACATTGAATTATTTCATTACAATTTATAATATCTCCTTTGGTTGTTTTTTTGAAGAACAGAAGAACAATTTTTAGTAGTTAAGCTAAGTTCTGAAGGGCCAGGAAGGAAAAAGACATACGCAGGATGATCAACCTATATCGAGTCGTATTCCCAAAagaatatactccctccgtcccaactTATGTGAATGTGTTCGACTGGgaacggagtttaagaaagaaaggaacacTTTGAAACTTGTAGTCTAAAATAAGCCATAGGTATAACTCATCtgattaagggtaaaatgagaaaatTTAGCTTCCTTCTTAAAGATAGGTTCCGTCCAACAAAAGAGCAAAAGCTATCTTTTTTCATACAAATTGTCCCGAATAATTACAGATCAAGTTCCTTTGTTTACAAATTATAGACTAAGCTGCAAGCCCAAATCATACAACTATGACTGACTAAACTCCTTTATCAATAAATTAGTTAATTGTAAGTTGTAAAAGGACGTATCCGCAGGGGCGGCTCAACCCCTAGGCCACTAAGGCCATTGCCTTAGGCCCCAAAATATATGAGGCCCCATATAGTATACTCCCCCTGTCACAAAATAAGTATCACCTTAGCAATAAGAAttcgtcccaaaataagtgtcaccttagaaaTTCAAGACAAAATTTGGCAAGTGTCTCGAACTATGCCCTTAGCATTAAAGAAGCAGTCCTCTTTAATATTGCTCAATTCTCAAAAAACATCTAATAAAtagggtaatttagtaaactccacattatatttattgatttcttaattgGCATGatttttgctaaggtgacacttattttgggtcGGAGGGAGTATACATTTGAGATTCTATCTTAAATATTCTATAATTTATTAAAATCAAATTTGACTTTAATTGATGACTTAACTATGGTAAATTACTATAGTTTGGTATAAACACCATGGAAGTTTTACCCTTGAAACTATTTCATGTTTCATTAATCATATTCACTTTTCAAATTGAATTGATTTTCACTTTACATCGGATTTTATACCTGCTTTAGCTAATTAGCTCCATATTGATGTTTTAGACTCAATTTAGAATGAAAAGTTCCAGAAGATATTGTATAATTAGAAAATAATACTCTACTAAGTATATTCTATCAAATAAAAATACTATAAGAAGTTGATTATAATAAAATCTTAATTAAAATCTGTGCATCAATAAGCAGGGGCAGAGCCAGGTAGAGCCCAtggtaaaaattatttttatatatatacttttttaTAATTTAAACCCCCGGTGAAAATCCTTGCTCCGCCACTGTCTATAaagctaaaagaaaaaaaattcaaatatataATATTAAGGCCTCAAACTAAGATTTCGCTAATGGGCAAGTTCATTTTCAG from Lycium barbarum isolate Lr01 chromosome 10, ASM1917538v2, whole genome shotgun sequence includes:
- the LOC132615360 gene encoding kinesin-like protein KIN-14R encodes the protein MDSIQSNPFPDLPINFEWETPLNQEMTASVMDQDDENFQFLADSMVCDSGSRLIPSGFTRSSCTEDVVLFVNAGSEASVELDSSLSFQADNFYQGGEPFQTEEFIKEGGEHAFVYQTARLGNFCYRIDNFTPGNYFVDLHFVEIINVNGPKGMRVFNVFLQDEKVLSDFDIFSVVGANKPLQLVDSRVSIKENGILEIKFEGIIGSPVVSGICIRKAPKASASQAEHDRLTCKNCAAEIDIPSAQKKVARLQSIAKYEKKIQELGELLERKTDECYQSWMSYTAANQQLEKVRMELDNKTFHTYSLDQKFEKQAKTITEISIKYECDKNKWHMAINDLEMKVKIMKQEHAQLSHEAHECADSIPDLNKMVFAVQSLVEQYEDLKMKYNEEQAKRRKLFNEVQEAKGNIRVFCRCRPLSKSEVSDGCSTVVDFDVAKDGELGILNGSSMKKTFKFDRVYTPKDDQGVVYADASPMVISVLDGYNVCIFAYGQTGTGKTFTMEGTKGNRGVNYRTLEELFKIAKERSETFTYDISVSVLEVYNEQIRDLLAPPTTSKKLEIKQAPEGLHHIPGLVEAKVENIEEVWNVLQTGSSARAVGSNNVNEHSSRSHCMLCIMVTAKNLLDGECTKSKLWLVDLAGSERLAKTDVQGDRLKEAQNINRSLSALGDVISALANRSSHIPYRNSKLTHLLQDSLGGDSKALMFVQISPSDKDLSETISSLNFATRVRGIELGPVRKQVDTGELQKLKTMLDKARQEAKSKDESLKKLEESLQNLESKAKGKEHVNKTQQDKIKELESQLNLKISLHGQSEKQLSQLSERLKGREETCATLQQKVSELENKMRQHQQVESESLNNKVKDLENKLKEREQEFESQSDILQHKVDKLEEKLKAKEQNEQECILLRQKIKELEDKIKEHEQQLACMVTDSDAKSFRSSPHESKSSSREDLTRDIEQRILKTSNTFNHQASQVGSNLPKGKDSIQQVRRKRLSTNSETENNGVLPNRTEQDYLQEARRKRLSKNGEAEKNASAISVNDRRTRQSDPPRPFARVTKPTTSTVNAQRPLIRNKTSREPVQGVKERDTKKRMWTR